The Gossypium hirsutum isolate 1008001.06 chromosome D06, Gossypium_hirsutum_v2.1, whole genome shotgun sequence genome contains the following window.
attttgggactaaaataaagtttatttggaaTGTGGCATAGGACTTTATTTTGGGATTATTTGATTGTATGACATTAGAGTttttaaattgcttaaattgatatttaaaatgtTTATGCATAAAAtcttggtttttaaataaaatccGTCTACATCACATTTTTCCACTATAATATTGAAAAAcgagtttttaataaaatctaaattacttttgaaaaataattattctttACAAAGAAAATACTAAAtcaataaatttctaaaattgttaTGTTTTCCGCGAAATTAAAATGAACATTTGATTTCACTAGTTTTGAACAAATAAGCCAatggttttaaaatattttgaaattatgaaagtttaatttagttcattttcatGGTTAAAGTAGCCTTCgaaattcggtcataacgtttaggccgagtTAGGGAGGTTACAAAAATTGACGTCTAAGCTGAAGATACTAAGTCTAATTCATGATTTTAATTGTCATGCTTAGCTGCTAGGAGAATGAAAGCTCTGGCGTTTGGGAAAGTTAAGTTGATAAAGCGACGAAGCATCAAGTGAGTTTCTGTACTTCAACCTTGGAATTCTAAGTAAGTTTAAGATCGTATATGCATATGAATATCTGCCACTTTAGTTCAATGTACCTGAATTAACTATGATTCCATGGTCTTTCATTTGTGAAATGCATGTATTGCATGTTTATAATAGTATAACATGGAAAGGAATCATCGACAAGTTAGACGAAGTAAGGATTGGGAAAATGGTGATCTTGTTAGATACCGCTATACAGTGTTGTTAGTGCACTGTGATGTGCGAAGCTCCAAGCCTTGCAGATGGGACACTGCggtgtttgagcatcaaggttAAGAATAGAGAAATGGAGGAATGGGTGGAGTAATAGGAAAATTGGAATTTCGTTAAGATTCTACAATTCAAGATTATTGGGAGCAAACCGTGATGTGTGAAGCTTCGGGCCTTGCGAGAGGGATACTTCGGTGTTCGAGTATCAAGGTAAATATGAAATGGATCGATATCAATATTACAAGGTTCTATAGAGCAACACCGCGATGGCGGCCAACAAGCTCTATGGGGTGACATTACGACGGCAGTAAGGTCTTTCGAGGCAACACCTCAAAGAGGTACaaggtgtaagaccatggctcaATTACAGCGACTAATATAGTCCGTCGAGACAGTAAACATGGGATGAAAGAGGTATAAACCAAAACTCAACTGTAGCAACCAACAGAGTCTACCTAGACATTAAATATGGGTAGATTGTCATGATGATAATTATGGGAAATTACATGTAGAAAAAAGAGTTAGAATGAAAAATACAATTATTAGCGAGCGGGTTTTGAGCAATCCGTTGACCAAGGCAAAGGTAGTAGAAAGGGGAACAGTCCACCCAAAACAGTGATCGTGAAAGTCGGTAGGGCAATAGAGCAGTAACTTAACAGGAGTAAGACATGGGAAATGATGTGCCAATAACGTCTTGTAATTAGGAAAGGGAAGACGACTTATCCGCAGATCATGGTTAAGGATTCACCATTAAGAGCCGCTAGAGAGGTAGTAGGAAAGATAAACCAAGTGACAGATATGTCTGTCAAGACTATTCCTCCTTAAAGGGGGATTATATTGTGAAGTAACCGCCAAATGGCTTGTTCTGTATGGAACCATCGCCTAAGAGAAATCGTAAACCCAAAAGGTCACTCAGTTAACAGTCTGTTAGATACTATAGGCCCAAACGGCTCCTGGAAGAAGGACGTGTTATGCTTATAAGCATGGTATCACAAATAAGGTGGACGACAATGAATTAATCCAACCATTACTCATCCCTCGTAGGATTTAGACTGCTAGAGTAGTGGGGGATCCCATTAGTTATCTCAACGAAGGGAATGTCAACAAGTCCTTCAGGATGAGGGTAAGGAAGAGGAGTCCGTTATGGACTAAACAGGTATGGAAAGATCACCAAAGTGCGTGGTCCTTTCTCGTAAGCCTTGTAAGTAGAATATCAGAATATCTGTTGGGATTTTGGCGCCCACAATccagaagaaaacaaaaatgggGTATTCCTAATAAGATAACGTATAGGGTAAAGTGAGAACCCACCAAGATAGCAAGGTATCTAGAAATCACAAAAACACTATCATCAGGACATAGGTTTGCCCAGGAACCTAAGGGTATTAAAGGTCAAACTACCATTAAAGAACAGTGGAAGGTGTATGAAAGTCCACCAATCTAAATGAGAcgttaaaatttgagtaaaaatagggatttaaaatattttatttccttttaaaattttaccctgATAAAGAAGGGGCAAAGTTTGCAATTTAGTATAGAAGAAACTCAGTAAGTTCACACGAACTTACAAGGGTTTGACTTGTGATGCAGGAATAGCAGGATAATGAGCTCAATGGAAGGACCAAGTCAAACAATGTTAAATCAAGAATCATTGTCAGTAAGGTGCCATGTACATAGGAAAGGGGGTACCTTGAACAACTCCACCTCGGGGTCCATTACAATATATCTAAGTAGTTCCCTTAGAGTTTGGGACTTTGAAATGGTAAActtttactttaaatttatgaattttgtTGTAAGAATTTTCATTCATAAGTAACATCGTCGGGCTTATTTTAAATCAATGAATTACAAATTATAGACCATTTCAGTTTAGTTGTGACACCCCATACCCGGATTCGAAGATCGAACCagtgaagggtgttacaaatttagtgGTACCAGAGTACAATTTATTCGATCCTTTGGGCATATGAATTGGGAAAAATTACCCATTATGTGCATGATGATGATGGTCTGGCTGAGTCCCTGAAGTCCTTATTTTATTAAGTTGTTATGTACTGGGTGTATAAATATGATGGTCTAAATTGGCGTGCAAAAATGAGAGTAAAAACAGACAAATAGGGAGAAAGACATAAAATAAGGATAAGTAGATACATTGATTGAAAAGTACAAGtgttagagaaaaaaattaaaaaagagataCAATGGGAAATAAGTATTTTTATTCGCCAAGTGGGTTGCTGCCTCAATGGTGTCTTCATTTTTCTGGTTATCTCCTAAAAAGGGGTAGAAATGATCGAGCTAGATGCTTGAAAATGAGGAAGTCATCAGTTTCCTCCTGTCAACCTCCCCATTGAGACCAAAGGAATGGTGAAATTTGCATTAGAATGACTCTTAGTAACGGGAAAACTTAGCCGCGAGTTTGAAACCTGACAAAGAAGACCCttatgtcaagtttgaatgggaTTAAGTAAGGAAGTTGAGGAAAGAGGTTCGCTTGGATGCCAAATTTAGTATTTGTCGAGGGATTAGGTGGCTCCCCACTTTTACAACTGCATCTTTTCATCAGAATGCAAATTCCACCCATATCTTTTTGCAAGCCTTCAAAGGCTTAAATTTAAACCCCCGAGGTGGGGAGGTGAGCGATGCTAAAGTGGCCTTTCCAATGTTACAATAGGAGCCGCCATGAGCTGGGACCTAGAGAAAAATAGGGAGAGGAAGAAAAAAGACTCCCTCGGGTCTTGAGGCAGAACTTGCCTTATTTTAGATTGACCAGAAACGAAGAACGTGCATAATCCCATATGATAAAACATCTTCCCCAAGAGAAGATAAGGTAATCACTGGTAATGCCTAGCTGACACTCCCCTCGAATTCGCCCCGAAAACAAGACCAGGGTAAGGAAAACAGATTCCTTAGAGTAATGGGTAACCTACCATAAAGTAACTGATAGGTGTGTCCCAATAGATCAGGAACTATCACCTTGTTTATGCCTTCTACTGGAAATTTAGTCAGTGGATAGGTAAAAGAATGCAGAGAATGAATGATTTGTTGTCAAGATTTTAACATCTGGAGTAGCAAGGGAATGCACCCCAGTAAGGCTGATTAgatgagaaaaagaaagataaaaagaaaagaggtgaaaGATAATAAGAGGATTGGTCGAGCCAAATGATTGTAGGCTTATGAACTTCCCTCtcaatattttggtttattcataACCAAAAGCATGTGTAGGAAGTTGTGGAAAATTTAAGAACGGTAAAGGAACCGTTCAAGTCCATCAATGCATATAGGACACTTGTTGGCATCGGGAGAAGGAAGAATCCTTTAAGTATTCCCAATGCAAGAATAGTTGCCAACTGTTACCCATTAAGGTGTAGCCATCAGGAAAGCAGAACTAGTCCTAAGTCCGTTTAGTCAAACAAGGGTTTTAATCCGTTTAGTCAAACAAGGGTTTTAATAAGAAATTGGTTCTTCAAACTCACCCTCCTATAAATTCTACAAGGGATTGAAGGTTCTAAGAAGATGATTGAAATGGTTGATGAATTTTTTGAAGCAAAGAGAGTTGCAGAAATTTTTTGAACGAAATAGGGTTCGCGAAATTTTTTAAGGATATATTCACGGAGTAAAATTTTACTTAccgtttaaaaatattttaatttttttaactatttttaaatgcatttatgaattttatcaatattttgaaaaaaaaatacataaacgCCTACATGGCAAGTTGTgattggttgaaattttttttctaacgaGACTAACAGTTGGGGTAAAATGGGTACCGGTTTAATAATTTAGGTACCagttttgacaaaaaaaagtttagatatcAATTTGGAAAAACCAGTATAATTTAGGTATCATTTTGCTGATTAAccctaaaattaattatatatatttaaattattatgttattaaatcaatatattatattattatatatttaatacatttattaaatttaacttttgtatatttgaatcattatgaattttatatattcGCTATACATATATAATGACTGCATTAAATGACATCTTATATTtagtttttcaaatttattttactttataatttgtgataaattaatttaaacaagaaattattaattaatactaTAGTATTTATAAAGATATGTTAATAAATTAAAGGattgtaatttatttatattctttattttataccTAAagaattatgtaaaaatatatatatttatcatttaaattaatggtgattttttaatgataaaatattGGTATATTTTAGGTAAAAATACCATGGACAAATGGTGCCATAATGGTATttaataaatacatttattttataattttgatttttagtgTGTTTGTCATAATCTAGTGtatatttgaattctgtaaatatgctatgtgtatatataatttttatatattttttaataatttttaaaaatataattttttttattttttattttttatttacaaatcttaatcttttttaaataaatttctataatcttttaataattatttaaggaACCACTCCAAAATGAATTTAGACGTGATAATCCAAGTTCTTTGAACCTAAACAACCATTTGTTTAAGTTTACTTtagatatttttaataatttttaataatttaaatagtttcacataatttttataattatttaaaaagacGGGTCAAGGATAAATATAAACAACCATTTAtacaatgatattttaaataattattaaaaattttatttaatatttaaaaaaaataaatatttactaacaTGACATAATGACACATCAACATGAAaaatgtggcatgccacatgttGATGTCTAAGTATAGTTTCTTagaattatttaagaaaatagttTAGAATGAACATGTACAAATGTTGAAATGAGATACAAGTTTTCCTACCAAATTTTCAAGTTATTAAGGTtgtaatttttaagatttttccaCATTAAATACTAATTGATTCAAAAACTAACTTACCCTCCCAAAGTAAATTTTAATTGAAGTAGTTTTTTAAAGGGGATGGTTTCAATGACACAAAAGTGAGTCTGGAAGTTTGCATTCATGGCAATTATTGGATCAATCTCATATTTGTAACAATATGAATATCTAGTTATTGAACTTGCAATGCTTTAAATCCCTTTCCCTATTGGGGATTATAGGCAAATAGGCTTGACATAAAACAAGAAGTTCCACCTCAAAAATTATTCTATCAATGCTTGAACCAAAAATCAGTCTAAATTTCTACACAAATCTGAATGACTCTTTAAATATATTCTATTACCTTATGAAACAACACAATTCGAATCTCAGTACAAACCAAAATATTTATAGACCATACACATTTCTACATTCTTTCTTTGAATCCACAGATGATTTCCCTAATCGAAGAGACAAAGTACTAGTATACGGATTCTTTTTGCTCTCACTAAATACTCTTCctcttgaaaaaaatatattaaggaAGAATATGGGATTCATATAGAGTAAATCAAAAACTCAGATATTCTTTCTTTCTAATTCCTGCCAAATCCAGCTTTAATCATCGATACAACGATTAAGGGCTTACCCTTGCAGCCCTTCCCAAAAACCCAGGGACCGGAACCGAACTAGGCGGCGGCGAATTGAATGACGAAGAAGTGGCATAAAACCCACCACCGATCTTGAATTCCTTAAGCTTAATTTGCTTTTGCATCGTTTCAGGATCTGGGCCAAGTCGGTTCGTCGAACCCAAGCTCAAATCAAACGCTTCATCACCACCCCTTGATCCATCGGTGTTCTCGGCGGCGGCGACCAAGGGTTCACCGCGTTTCAGGATCTTGACCTGGCCCATCACCAGGTTCTTCGCCGGGGGTTTGGTCACCATGGATTCCGATTCCCTTCTGTTATTCGATTCGAACCTCTTTCTGCGAGACCCCAGAGGAAAGGGGTGGCGGAAGCTTAAGCTTTCATGGCGGAGAATCGCGGTTGCCATTGATGGGAGATTTTAGGAAGGGAAACAAGTAACAATACGTAAAGTTTATAAGGAAAACTCCAAACGAAACTTAATTGATGGTGTGATTTGGGTGTTTGTAAGGATGGAAAACCTAATTTCGTGATTGGGGGTATTTATAATACCTTTTTTATGCTTAACTCTTGGGCGAGAAATTAATAATTTGTTGCGACTAGACCCGTCCACCACCGGGTGGGCCGAACTCAAATCCACTCCTGCTTTctacaatatatgtatatatatatttggattcAACCAATTTAAacagaatttaaatttaatgattttaaaatataaacgatgaggttagaatttttttttggaattgaGCCTTCACCAGATTCAACCTACaacaattataaatttattataaatattaggggtaaaaactgaaaaattaagtatttatttttaaaaaatctcaaTTACTGAGCAAAAGTATAAATAAAAGAGGATTATACCCTTATTATTTATCTATGTATTCTCTATTTAGCTTAAACATCTTTCtaattttaaattacaaaataatagaaaattaattaTGTATTGCAGTGCTAAAATATTAACTATATTTAACTTCCTtcttctaaaaattatattttacttcaattaaaattaaatattttaaatttatatttaatttaattatataagaTGTCTTCATTCAATTATTTTACCTGTATTTAAAAGGTAGTAATGCAAAaggtattaaaatataaaagtaaaaaaattgagggtaaactacaaaaatagttatcAAACTATGACTTtagttctattttggtcacctaacttttttttttattcactCAACTTTTGgaaatcaaatattttagtcactatcTCATTAGTTGCCATTAGATGAGtgattaattacaaatttagccCTTCAATGTTTACATATTCTATTAGTTTGACGAtcataaatctaaaaattaaaaaaatttagcccaagtgttttaaaaaaaaggtcatttagttttaattttaaaataataataaatttagccctcacattttcaaaatttttcaatttaattctaattttaaaagtttaaaaaaggaaaaatttttaaaaatatttttgaataaaaaaattatagaaatgatttaaaaatctaaaaagcataaataaattataaataaaaactaaaacatatgtactaaaaagaaaaaaaaatgaacacaAAATAGATTGATAAGTGTTAGCGGGAGAGAGATGAGGTTGGACATCCCCGTGGGACATGGAATTGACAAATTATCTCCCTTAATTCAATTCAGCTTGTATTTTTAATTCCTAGATTAGATTTTTTGGGATTTTGGCTGTTTGACCAATGTATTTTGACTACCCGAATTTGGAAGTTATTTATAAGAATGAAAATGGGGCAGGGAAGATTTTTGCCCGCCCCAACCATGACCAAAA
Protein-coding sequences here:
- the LOC107901570 gene encoding uncharacterized protein, producing MATAILRHESLSFRHPFPLGSRRKRFESNNRRESESMVTKPPAKNLVMGQVKILKRGEPLVAAAENTDGSRGGDEAFDLSLGSTNRLGPDPETMQKQIKLKEFKIGGGFYATSSSFNSPPPSSVPVPGFLGRAARVSP